A genomic segment from Methanolobus zinderi encodes:
- a CDS encoding DUF3795 domain-containing protein, whose amino-acid sequence MLTSDTTLIYIYILFISVSLATGMAAIYFWVRVHLETQKGSIAWLLLALTAVFLITTSIFSSVAVSNSDPLVTETILIFLGFWGAVYTSIFAAAGFMMFNAFRTIPREKLGDFLLEGMVFQKGQILKSACGKNCSICEEYTGERCHGCIPKNKEGEESCSIYDCVVEKGMTSCMDCDSNTNCDTYNYEIVQCPLNNDIGTLPELEHTASIFKRSTLLEYTPQARYEDAVIEICLRFYGEMVNTVLVSTQPRTALYKEKLGDLIDIGAMKFIEISTTATTVSEENGIIKLPVKELDKFFDLTARLPKDCAVVFEPVTQLILSEGETKTYDFMSGMVEKFNSSELILIGLINKTAHEEKTVSRFEGLFLNLAELVKNRIRIVKGGKEEYIRFFVGEKFYMEETEDT is encoded by the coding sequence ATGTTAACTTCGGACACTACACTGATCTACATATACATACTCTTCATTTCGGTTTCACTGGCAACCGGAATGGCAGCCATATATTTCTGGGTGAGGGTGCATCTCGAGACCCAGAAGGGATCTATAGCCTGGCTGCTCCTGGCACTTACTGCCGTATTCCTTATCACCACATCAATCTTCTCATCGGTCGCTGTAAGCAACTCCGACCCTCTGGTCACAGAAACGATACTGATATTCCTTGGATTCTGGGGTGCTGTCTATACAAGTATCTTTGCTGCCGCCGGTTTTATGATGTTCAATGCATTCAGGACGATTCCCCGTGAAAAACTTGGAGATTTCCTGCTAGAAGGCATGGTCTTCCAGAAAGGTCAGATATTAAAATCCGCATGCGGAAAGAACTGTTCGATATGTGAAGAATATACAGGGGAAAGATGTCATGGATGTATCCCGAAAAACAAGGAGGGAGAGGAGAGCTGTTCCATTTACGATTGTGTTGTTGAAAAAGGAATGACATCCTGTATGGACTGTGACAGCAACACCAACTGTGATACCTATAATTACGAGATAGTCCAGTGTCCACTGAACAATGATATCGGAACTCTTCCTGAACTTGAACATACAGCCAGTATATTCAAGCGCTCAACACTTCTGGAATACACACCCCAGGCAAGATATGAGGATGCGGTTATTGAAATTTGCCTCAGGTTCTATGGAGAGATGGTGAACACGGTTCTTGTATCCACCCAGCCACGCACCGCGCTCTACAAGGAGAAGCTTGGCGATCTCATCGATATCGGTGCCATGAAGTTTATCGAGATATCTACCACTGCAACGACTGTCAGTGAAGAGAACGGCATAATTAAGCTGCCTGTTAAGGAGCTTGACAAGTTCTTCGACCTGACCGCCAGACTACCAAAGGACTGTGCTGTTGTTTTTGAACCTGTTACCCAGCTTATTCTAAGCGAAGGTGAGACAAAAACCTATGATTTCATGTCCGGTATGGTTGAAAAATTCAATTCCAGTGAACTGATACTTATCGGGCTGATCAATAAAACAGCCCATGAAGAAAAAACGGTCTCGAGGTTTGAAGGACTCTTCCTCAATCTTGCCGAGCTGGTAAAGAACCGGATACGCATTGTAAAGGGAGGGAAAGAAGAATACATCCGCTTCTTTGTAGGAGAGAAATTCTACATGGAAGAAACAGAGGATACTTAA
- a CDS encoding chemotaxis protein CheC, with protein MQELDSLEIDALKEIGSTGMGNATTALSKLVGRPVRLNLSDARMFSLQSIAASIPDTITMTGVMVNTGGKLKGAAVLLFEFANSVLLSDLMLDSNEITGDPSMNESALCELGNVFTGSYFSALSSFLDLGIYQDPPVITIGPAQEIFENAFSRMGVKPTGILTIETMFMVHNAGDGTGLNTIYGDMFLLLEPSSTQGLRASIQKLLA; from the coding sequence ATGCAAGAACTTGATAGCCTGGAGATAGATGCCCTGAAGGAGATCGGAAGCACCGGTATGGGAAATGCTACCACAGCACTCTCTAAACTGGTTGGAAGACCTGTCAGGCTGAATCTATCGGATGCCAGAATGTTCAGTCTGCAGAGTATTGCAGCCTCGATCCCCGATACAATTACAATGACAGGGGTGATGGTTAATACGGGAGGCAAGCTCAAAGGTGCGGCTGTGCTCTTATTTGAATTCGCTAACTCGGTCCTCCTGAGCGATCTGATGCTTGACAGTAATGAGATTACAGGTGACCCTTCAATGAACGAATCCGCACTTTGCGAACTCGGCAATGTTTTCACCGGCTCTTACTTTAGTGCTCTTTCTTCTTTCCTTGACCTTGGAATATATCAGGACCCGCCGGTAATTACTATCGGACCGGCACAGGAGATATTTGAAAACGCATTCTCACGTATGGGAGTGAAACCGACTGGAATACTGACCATCGAAACAATGTTCATGGTACACAATGCAGGAGACGGAACAGGACTCAACACAATATACGGGGACATGTTCCTGCTTCTGGAACCTTCATCCACCCAAGGGCTGCGTGCTTCAATACAAAAGCTCCTGGCCTGA
- a CDS encoding GntP family permease, whose translation MSPLLIFLIALAFVLVLTARLRVHPFISLIAGSVLVGFLAGEIEATLDTITAGMSSIFAQYAIIVTSGSIIGVILHKTGATALIAEDITKIFKKPIFAIALLGFVFAVPMMCLILAFIIFLPVAKDLSDKHGFPKGLTEVALALATMASFGLLYPSPGIYAFTNEMQLSASRVLIIGMSIAIVVFLMGYLYASKYYSFSIKEDCCDNMVREEKRPEILTYRTASYIPILVPIVLIMIRLLTNIPLIELIGHESIALFAGAILAMTLPARNFESSDIRAWVEKGIRRSGLVLLDICGGGALGATLAMAGVGEALGGMLLDSNIPVLLIPFLVAAAVQTVQGSRMVTLFIASALVIPIMPELGLPAEIVLFSMASGTFLISHFNDPYFWILADFAEMDTPEVLKTYTVGGAVMGISSFLITAVIYTLFY comes from the coding sequence ATGAGTCCTCTACTCATTTTCCTTATAGCACTGGCCTTCGTGCTGGTGCTAACGGCACGGCTGAGGGTTCATCCATTCATTAGCTTGATAGCAGGGTCAGTATTGGTGGGGTTCCTTGCGGGTGAAATCGAAGCCACTCTTGATACGATAACCGCAGGTATGAGCAGTATATTTGCACAGTATGCGATAATAGTCACCTCAGGTAGCATTATCGGTGTAATACTGCACAAGACCGGTGCCACCGCACTCATAGCTGAGGATATAACAAAGATATTCAAAAAACCAATTTTCGCAATCGCATTACTCGGATTTGTGTTTGCGGTGCCCATGATGTGCCTGATACTGGCTTTCATAATTTTTCTGCCGGTAGCCAAGGACCTGAGCGACAAACACGGATTCCCGAAGGGCCTTACAGAAGTAGCCCTGGCCCTGGCAACAATGGCATCCTTTGGTCTATTGTACCCTTCACCCGGAATCTATGCATTCACCAATGAAATGCAGCTAAGCGCATCACGGGTTCTGATCATTGGTATGTCCATTGCCATAGTGGTTTTCCTGATGGGATATCTTTATGCCAGCAAATATTACAGTTTCAGCATCAAAGAGGATTGCTGCGACAATATGGTCAGGGAGGAAAAAAGACCGGAGATACTTACATACAGGACTGCAAGCTATATTCCGATACTTGTTCCGATTGTACTTATTATGATACGTCTGCTCACCAACATACCCCTGATAGAGCTTATCGGACATGAAAGTATAGCTCTTTTTGCGGGGGCTATCCTCGCAATGACACTTCCCGCACGTAACTTTGAGTCATCCGATATCAGAGCATGGGTTGAAAAGGGAATACGAAGGAGCGGACTTGTATTGCTTGATATTTGTGGCGGAGGGGCACTGGGAGCCACCCTTGCAATGGCCGGTGTTGGTGAAGCTCTTGGAGGTATGCTGCTTGATTCGAACATTCCTGTCCTGTTGATTCCGTTCCTTGTTGCGGCGGCAGTTCAGACCGTGCAGGGTTCCAGGATGGTCACATTGTTCATCGCATCCGCACTGGTCATACCGATCATGCCGGAACTGGGATTACCTGCAGAAATAGTACTCTTCTCCATGGCCTCGGGAACCTTCCTGATATCTCACTTCAACGACCCATACTTCTGGATACTGGCCGACTTTGCGGAGATGGATACTCCTGAAGTATTGAAAACATACACTGTTGGAGGAGCGGTCATGGGAATAAGCAGTTTCCTGATCACCGCTGTAATCTATACGCTTTTTTATTGA
- a CDS encoding hemerythrin domain-containing protein — translation MAVPNILSAGSMDGDKIVNDQGEDLGDVKDVMIDLESGSISYVVLSFGGFLGLGDKLFGVPVEALRKKPDEHEFVLDVDKQKLENAPGFDKDNWPGTHGDHQEYMRTIYSHYGYEQRTARGTQIIGEEREEVRPREEAKQTREQAPEAVAAAPVGAKAAVAGEEIRTGDIQSREIYQILKNEHDKVLGLFDEAINTGSRDTFMQIKAELDPHMNGEEEVLYPVLKKQGRTHDISMEGYEEHHVAKMLLSELDNMNEKDEMWIPKLKVLKENVKHHVEEEEKEMFPASKNILSEQRAEEIGQKYLDFKDRYNSTHGKNI, via the coding sequence ATGGCTGTACCAAACATTTTGTCAGCTGGCAGTATGGACGGAGATAAAATAGTAAACGACCAGGGTGAAGACCTTGGAGACGTAAAAGATGTAATGATAGATCTTGAAAGCGGGTCAATTTCCTATGTAGTATTATCCTTCGGAGGTTTTCTTGGCTTAGGGGACAAATTGTTCGGAGTTCCGGTGGAAGCCTTAAGGAAAAAGCCCGACGAACATGAATTCGTTCTGGATGTGGACAAACAGAAGCTGGAAAATGCTCCGGGATTTGATAAAGATAACTGGCCTGGTACCCATGGTGACCATCAGGAATACATGAGAACCATCTATAGTCACTATGGCTACGAACAGCGTACTGCCAGGGGAACACAAATCATTGGAGAGGAAAGAGAAGAAGTGAGACCCAGAGAAGAGGCAAAGCAAACAAGAGAACAAGCTCCTGAAGCTGTGGCAGCCGCCCCGGTAGGTGCCAAAGCTGCAGTTGCGGGTGAAGAGATCAGGACAGGAGATATACAGAGTCGGGAAATCTACCAGATTCTTAAGAACGAACACGACAAAGTACTGGGTCTCTTTGATGAAGCGATAAACACTGGTTCAAGGGACACGTTCATGCAGATAAAAGCAGAATTGGACCCACATATGAACGGTGAGGAGGAAGTACTCTATCCTGTATTGAAGAAGCAAGGACGCACTCATGACATCTCCATGGAAGGTTATGAGGAACATCATGTTGCAAAGATGCTTCTATCAGAACTGGATAATATGAATGAAAAGGATGAGATGTGGATACCCAAACTCAAGGTACTGAAGGAAAATGTAAAGCATCATGTTGAAGAGGAAGAAAAGGAGATGTTTCCGGCTTCAAAGAATATTCTGAGTGAACAGAGGGCTGAAGAGATCGGCCAGAAATATCTGGACTTTAAGGACAGATATAATTCTACTCATGGTAAAAATATCTGA
- a CDS encoding DUF2795 domain-containing protein, with amino-acid sequence MKSNAAEVQKALSGINYPKQKKEVLDYAKDHGASQDVMDDLGKIPDKRYETASDLSSEFSGR; translated from the coding sequence TTGAAATCCAATGCTGCTGAAGTACAGAAAGCACTTTCAGGTATAAACTACCCTAAACAAAAGAAGGAAGTTCTGGATTATGCCAAAGACCACGGTGCTTCGCAGGACGTAATGGACGACCTGGGAAAAATACCGGATAAGAGGTATGAGACTGCTTCAGATTTAAGCAGTGAGTTCTCAGGCAGATGA
- a CDS encoding PRC-barrel domain-containing protein has product MAMPEIFSASNLEGDKVINSKGEELGKIKDVVLDVTNDSIAYVVISFGGFMGVANKLFGVPIEALKKKPGEDVFVLNVEKERLKDAPGFDKDKWPGISGEAQMDYAACIYGYYGYECPYQSTEILGESERTWDRSLEQPSGRTIEEMGGIKEEGKTLEGLGGIKEEGRTLKGSKRKSE; this is encoded by the coding sequence ATGGCTATGCCAGAAATATTTTCAGCCAGTAACTTAGAAGGAGACAAAGTCATAAATTCAAAAGGTGAAGAACTTGGTAAGATAAAGGATGTCGTACTTGATGTGACTAACGATTCAATCGCTTATGTCGTGATATCCTTCGGTGGTTTTATGGGCGTTGCAAACAAGCTTTTCGGTGTACCCATCGAAGCTTTAAAGAAGAAACCCGGTGAGGACGTTTTCGTCCTGAATGTCGAAAAGGAAAGACTAAAGGATGCTCCGGGTTTTGACAAGGATAAATGGCCCGGTATTTCCGGTGAGGCACAAATGGACTACGCAGCGTGTATCTATGGTTACTATGGATATGAATGTCCGTATCAGTCAACTGAGATACTAGGTGAGAGCGAAAGGACATGGGACCGCTCACTTGAACAGCCAAGTGGCCGTACGATCGAGGAGATGGGTGGCATAAAGGAAGAAGGAAAGACCCTCGAAGGTCTTGGTGGCATAAAGGAAGAAGGAAGAACATTAAAAGGATCCAAAAGAAAATCTGAATAA
- a CDS encoding DUF2795 domain-containing protein, giving the protein MRSNAAAVQEALEGMEYPKNKRDILDFARKHHASENIISDLQDIPDKKYDSTSDIRRALGEKGMTEDMQKRIDEDVEKIDRDINRWKEQ; this is encoded by the coding sequence ATGAGAAGCAATGCAGCCGCCGTACAGGAAGCACTGGAAGGAATGGAATATCCGAAGAATAAAAGAGATATTCTTGACTTTGCCAGAAAACATCATGCTTCCGAGAACATAATCTCTGATCTGCAGGATATTCCTGATAAAAAGTATGACAGTACATCAGACATCAGGAGAGCCCTTGGTGAAAAAGGAATGACTGAGGACATGCAGAAGAGAATCGATGAAGATGTCGAAAAGATTGACAGAGATATTAACAGATGGAAAGAACAGTAA
- the fpoO gene encoding F420H2 dehydrogenase subunit FpoO translates to MADCDLCGVAIPTVVPVQVFKPRFAHSYPHGMWQGLCEDCLNAAKESHDKQEESPSCGIAGKCDLCGGIERLHPVLISRPSFSKGADEDTVRLCKRCLDSVDKASDEWEKEKSESEHEHH, encoded by the coding sequence ATGGCAGATTGTGATCTATGCGGAGTTGCTATTCCCACAGTCGTACCGGTTCAGGTATTCAAGCCAAGGTTCGCCCACTCCTATCCACATGGAATGTGGCAGGGACTTTGCGAGGACTGCCTGAATGCTGCAAAGGAATCACACGATAAGCAGGAAGAATCTCCTTCCTGTGGAATTGCAGGAAAATGTGATCTTTGTGGTGGAATAGAACGTCTCCATCCTGTACTTATCAGCAGGCCATCCTTCTCCAAAGGTGCGGATGAGGATACTGTCAGGCTCTGCAAAAGGTGTCTTGACTCAGTAGACAAGGCATCTGATGAATGGGAAAAGGAGAAATCCGAAAGCGAGCACGAGCACCATTGA
- the fpoN gene encoding F(420)H(2) dehydrogenase subunit N, producing MMDLMLLAPELTLAVTGLAVLLIGLFLPVGSKKILGFIASIGVLAALALTVTSLGTEAMMFNDTLSIDALSQFFKIVFLVVALLFTIASIKYMEGNKNAEEFFSLGLFATIGMMFVASANDLMVLFVAFELASLATYALAGFEKTNQKSLEASMKYFMIGSLSAALLLFGISFIYGMTGTTNIPAIAENAAGLVTNPIGIVAVILLIAGFGFKIALVPFHMWAPDTYQGSPSVVSSLLAAGSKKMGIVAAFKVFIVALIALQVEWQTVFAILAVVTMTYGNVVAVTQTSVKRMLAYSSLAQAGYISMAFVVLTPLALSGGILYALSHGFMKAGAFIATAAVVYMVLSENKDTEDPDHLDNFRGLGRRMPITALSMTIFVFALAGIPLTAGFTSKFVLFSSTIQAGFVWLAVIAILNSALSLYYYAKIVKYMYFLPTDADKVSEPLPYTIALVIAVIGVLAIGFWPEPFSYWAMEAAKVLIPGGI from the coding sequence ATCATGGATCTGATGTTATTAGCTCCTGAGCTCACTCTCGCAGTAACAGGCCTTGCTGTATTGCTCATAGGCCTTTTCCTACCAGTTGGCTCAAAAAAGATATTGGGATTCATCGCAAGTATCGGTGTCCTTGCTGCATTGGCCCTGACGGTCACAAGCCTTGGAACCGAGGCGATGATGTTCAATGATACATTGTCGATCGATGCGCTGTCCCAGTTCTTCAAGATAGTCTTCCTCGTGGTTGCATTGTTGTTTACGATCGCATCCATCAAATACATGGAAGGCAACAAGAATGCCGAGGAGTTCTTCTCCCTCGGACTATTCGCGACCATCGGTATGATGTTCGTAGCATCTGCAAACGACCTTATGGTACTCTTTGTGGCTTTCGAGCTTGCAAGTCTGGCAACCTATGCCCTTGCCGGATTTGAGAAGACGAACCAGAAGTCACTGGAAGCCTCCATGAAGTACTTCATGATAGGTTCCCTTTCAGCGGCCCTGTTGCTCTTTGGTATCAGTTTCATTTACGGAATGACAGGTACCACTAACATTCCTGCCATTGCAGAAAATGCCGCAGGTCTTGTAACAAATCCTATAGGAATCGTTGCTGTGATCCTTCTGATAGCAGGATTCGGTTTCAAGATCGCTCTTGTACCATTCCACATGTGGGCTCCTGACACATACCAGGGTTCACCATCAGTGGTCTCATCCCTGCTTGCGGCAGGTTCCAAGAAGATGGGAATTGTGGCAGCTTTCAAGGTATTTATCGTAGCCCTGATCGCACTGCAGGTCGAATGGCAGACAGTGTTCGCTATACTGGCGGTCGTCACAATGACCTATGGTAACGTGGTTGCAGTAACCCAGACCAGTGTCAAGAGGATGCTAGCATATTCATCCCTTGCACAGGCAGGTTACATCTCAATGGCATTTGTAGTACTTACACCATTGGCACTTAGCGGTGGTATACTCTACGCACTGTCACATGGCTTCATGAAGGCAGGAGCTTTCATTGCAACCGCAGCAGTGGTATACATGGTACTCTCAGAGAACAAGGATACAGAGGATCCTGACCATCTTGATAACTTCAGGGGTCTTGGAAGGAGGATGCCGATAACAGCACTCTCAATGACGATCTTCGTATTCGCTCTGGCCGGTATACCTCTTACAGCAGGTTTCACGAGTAAGTTCGTACTGTTCTCATCCACAATCCAGGCAGGATTTGTCTGGCTTGCTGTGATTGCCATACTTAACAGTGCACTGTCACTGTACTACTACGCCAAGATCGTGAAATACATGTACTTCCTGCCAACAGATGCAGATAAGGTATCAGAACCACTTCCATACACCATCGCTCTTGTCATAGCTGTGATCGGTGTCCTTGCGATTGGTTTCTGGCCCGAGCCTTTCAGCTACTGGGCAATGGAAGCAGCAAAGGTATTGATCCCGGGAGGTATCTAA
- the fpoM gene encoding F(420)H(2) dehydrogenase subunit M: protein MILSLIVLIPLIFAALTLLTKTKEQARGMALVATVAVLILTLYMYFNFDSTIATNQFEEMYQWVPSLGITYHLGVDGIAMPLILLNAIVLPFLILYTWNDDRKAPNKFYALILATEGAAIGVFAALDFFLFYIFWELTLIPLFFMVSIWGGPNKHHASIKFFIYTHVASLVMLLGIFGLYFAAWDATGVPNLDIPYLLSQFQFIESGLMKDLIFLALLFGFIVKLPVVPFHSWQPDAYTEAPTAGSVLFVMLKIGGYGIFKIMLPLLPFTASPDLMITILAALGAVSIIYGAFVALSQRDLKRMIVYSSVSHMGYVTLGAAGLVSLSVSGAMFQQFSHGLIMSVMFMASGVINAATGTRIINDLGGLAQKMPKLAVIMVLTFMASLGLPGLTGFVAEVSVLSGTFVNLPVYVMIALLAIVITAAYHLWALQRAMFGVFNEKLGTIVDINSYQTLSMGLIAMLILYFGLNPSPVLDMMLTNSENIISLMAAMGV from the coding sequence ATGATATTATCTTTAATCGTGCTGATACCTCTGATATTTGCAGCACTTACACTACTTACAAAAACAAAAGAACAGGCAAGGGGAATGGCCCTTGTAGCAACAGTTGCAGTACTGATACTCACATTGTATATGTACTTCAACTTTGACAGTACAATAGCGACTAACCAATTTGAGGAAATGTACCAGTGGGTTCCATCCCTGGGAATAACCTATCATCTTGGTGTGGACGGAATTGCAATGCCATTGATACTTCTCAATGCTATCGTGCTACCGTTCCTTATCCTCTACACATGGAATGACGACAGGAAGGCTCCAAATAAGTTCTATGCACTCATTCTGGCAACAGAGGGTGCAGCTATCGGTGTATTTGCAGCACTGGACTTCTTCCTGTTCTACATATTCTGGGAACTTACTCTCATACCGCTCTTCTTCATGGTGAGCATATGGGGAGGTCCCAACAAACACCACGCATCAATCAAGTTCTTCATCTACACCCATGTTGCATCTCTTGTGATGCTGCTGGGTATATTCGGACTGTATTTCGCAGCCTGGGACGCCACAGGTGTACCAAACCTGGACATCCCGTATCTGCTTTCCCAGTTCCAGTTCATCGAATCCGGTCTGATGAAGGATTTGATATTCCTTGCACTGCTGTTCGGTTTCATCGTGAAGCTGCCTGTGGTTCCGTTCCATTCATGGCAGCCTGATGCATATACCGAGGCACCTACTGCCGGTAGTGTGCTTTTTGTGATGCTCAAGATCGGTGGATACGGTATCTTCAAGATAATGCTTCCACTGCTTCCGTTCACAGCATCACCTGATCTGATGATCACAATACTTGCGGCCCTTGGTGCGGTAAGCATAATCTACGGTGCATTCGTCGCTCTCTCACAGAGGGACCTTAAGAGAATGATAGTATACTCCAGTGTAAGTCACATGGGATACGTAACCCTGGGTGCAGCCGGTCTGGTATCTCTTTCAGTATCCGGTGCAATGTTCCAGCAGTTCTCACACGGACTTATCATGAGTGTTATGTTCATGGCCAGTGGCGTGATCAACGCTGCCACAGGAACCAGGATTATCAATGACCTTGGAGGACTTGCACAGAAGATGCCAAAGCTGGCAGTGATAATGGTGCTGACCTTCATGGCTTCCCTCGGACTTCCGGGACTTACCGGTTTTGTTGCCGAGGTGTCCGTCCTTTCAGGAACATTCGTGAACCTGCCGGTATATGTGATGATCGCACTGCTTGCAATCGTTATAACAGCAGCATACCACCTGTGGGCTCTTCAGAGAGCAATGTTCGGTGTATTCAATGAAAAACTCGGCACAATCGTCGACATAAACAGTTATCAGACATTGTCCATGGGACTCATTGCAATGCTCATACTGTACTTCGGACTTAATCCAAGCCCGGTGCTTGATATGATGTTGACAAATTCAGAAAACATAATCAGCCTTATGGCTGCAATGGGGGTGTGA
- the fpoL gene encoding F420H2 dehydrogenase subunit FpoL, with translation MAIGDFAFLIPLLPALAFVLTFFLGKKLPNGGAIIPIAAIATSFVISLLITLNLLQNPEEVITQSYSWFALFNVGVLVDPLAAVMLTMVTFVSLLIHIYSVGYMSHDAAPSRYFAETALFTASMLSLILSDNILQLFVSWELVGLCSYLLIGFWYQKPSAATAAKKAFLTTRIGDVMFLAGIVLLFADLFTIFNGTIPAGTYILRFDEIFAHIPEIAAINANILGMEVSHITIITLLFFGGAVGKSGQFPLHVWLPDAMEGPTTVSALIHAATMVTAGVYLVARTFPMFIAAPDSLLVVAYLGAFTAIFAATMGIVMNDLKRVLAYSTISQLGYMMLGLGVGAAIGAEAVGVSLFHLINHAFFKALLFLCAGSVIHAVGTHDMRQLGGVAKVMPITALTMIIAAFSLAGFGIPGTSIGFSGFMSKDPIIESAYLFAESSGMWLPYLFSIVAALLTSLYIFRLIFMTFFGKPRTDYGGHESPASMTIPLSILALFALVFGALTRTSFYHFLEETFTNNFVNMDIPALAEMGGYHLASHAGHEPLLILWMPLIVAVAGLLIAYLVYGLKIVNMDNLVSRNNPVYKLLYNRYYQNEIFTDFFSVKVIYEGFAFASRSVERGFDWLVNWISDITIETGESVRQFQTGVIQTYATTVVAGVGLLIILIRVIMEVI, from the coding sequence ATGGCAATTGGAGATTTCGCATTCTTAATACCACTACTACCCGCACTTGCATTTGTACTGACTTTCTTCCTAGGGAAGAAGCTTCCAAATGGCGGTGCAATAATACCAATAGCGGCGATCGCAACGTCTTTTGTGATCTCTCTACTTATTACATTGAACCTGCTTCAGAACCCTGAAGAGGTTATTACTCAGTCTTACAGCTGGTTTGCTCTGTTCAATGTGGGTGTCCTTGTGGACCCGCTGGCAGCAGTAATGCTCACAATGGTGACATTTGTCAGTCTGCTCATACACATCTATTCAGTAGGCTACATGTCCCATGACGCAGCACCTTCCAGATACTTTGCAGAGACTGCGCTTTTCACAGCTTCAATGCTGAGTCTTATACTTTCAGACAACATCCTTCAGCTCTTTGTCAGCTGGGAACTTGTTGGTCTGTGTTCTTACCTGCTCATCGGATTCTGGTACCAGAAGCCTTCCGCGGCAACAGCTGCAAAGAAAGCTTTCCTGACAACCAGGATTGGTGACGTTATGTTTCTTGCAGGTATTGTCCTGTTGTTCGCAGATCTGTTTACGATCTTCAACGGCACGATCCCCGCAGGTACCTACATACTCAGGTTCGACGAGATATTTGCTCACATTCCGGAAATAGCAGCGATCAACGCTAACATACTTGGAATGGAAGTGAGCCATATTACTATTATAACACTGCTCTTCTTCGGAGGTGCGGTAGGTAAATCAGGTCAGTTCCCGCTTCATGTGTGGCTTCCTGATGCAATGGAAGGTCCTACAACCGTTTCAGCTCTCATACACGCAGCAACAATGGTTACAGCCGGTGTCTATCTGGTTGCAAGGACATTCCCGATGTTCATAGCAGCACCTGATTCACTGCTTGTGGTCGCATACCTTGGTGCATTCACAGCGATATTCGCAGCAACTATGGGTATTGTGATGAACGATCTCAAGCGTGTGCTTGCATACTCCACCATCAGCCAGCTCGGTTACATGATGCTGGGTCTTGGTGTCGGAGCTGCAATCGGTGCAGAAGCAGTGGGTGTTTCACTCTTCCACCTGATCAACCACGCATTCTTCAAGGCTCTTCTCTTCCTGTGTGCAGGCAGCGTGATCCACGCAGTGGGCACACATGATATGAGACAGCTCGGAGGAGTGGCCAAGGTCATGCCGATAACTGCGCTGACAATGATCATTGCAGCATTTTCACTTGCAGGATTCGGTATACCCGGTACATCCATTGGTTTCAGCGGTTTCATGAGTAAGGATCCAATAATCGAGAGTGCATACCTCTTCGCTGAGAGCAGCGGAATGTGGTTGCCATACCTGTTCTCGATCGTTGCAGCACTGCTGACATCCCTGTATATATTCAGGCTGATCTTCATGACGTTCTTCGGTAAACCACGTACGGATTACGGAGGACACGAGTCACCTGCTTCAATGACAATCCCACTCTCCATACTCGCATTGTTCGCACTGGTCTTCGGTGCTCTTACAAGAACATCGTTCTATCATTTCCTTGAAGAGACCTTTACGAACAACTTCGTGAACATGGATATCCCTGCACTTGCGGAAATGGGAGGCTACCACCTTGCATCCCATGCAGGACACGAGCCTCTGCTCATATTATGGATGCCATTGATAGTTGCAGTTGCAGGTCTTCTGATCGCATATCTGGTATACGGACTGAAGATAGTCAACATGGATAACCTTGTTTCAAGGAACAATCCTGTTTACAAGCTTCTTTACAACAGGTACTATCAGAACGAGATCTTCACAGACTTCTTCTCTGTAAAAGTGATCTATGAAGGATTTGCGTTTGCATCCCGTTCCGTCGAACGTGGATTTGACTGGCTCGTCAACTGGATAAGCGATATTACGATCGAGACCGGAGAATCTGTACGTCAGTTCCAGACCGGAGTGATACAGACCTATGCAACCACCGTTGTTGCGGGAGTCGGTCTTCTGATCATACTTATCAGAGTGATCATGGAGGTAATCTGA